A genomic stretch from Aedes albopictus strain Foshan chromosome 2, AalbF5, whole genome shotgun sequence includes:
- the LOC109419855 gene encoding larval cuticle protein LCP-30-like, protein MKFETKCAISRLQFSLLTVGCALAQNYNDGRYYPELYAAKFDDGKWRPDNSGAYRGSGSNSRSKTSSGTVGNRFIGASVAGSGVAATSSFSDSFGASSNIGSSNAFSVGGSFSSAKKTKTGFSDSSDAGKIGIKEDTRQLNDDGSYYYKVVNENNIEVSESGRVDNVGTDDEVMRVKGYYEYIGDDGVLYRVDYIADENGFQPTAAHLPTPPPIPEEILRSIRERGLARK, encoded by the exons ATGAAATTTGAAACTAAGTGTGCAATTTCTCGGTTACAGTTTTCACTGTTGACGGTTGGTTGTGCCCTGGCTCAGAACTACAACGATGGTCGCTACTATCCGGAGCTATACGCTGCCAAATTCGACGATGGCAAATGGCGGCCGGACAACAGTGGAGCTTATCGGGGCTCGGGATCCAACAGTAGATCAA AAACTTCGTCCGGAACTGTCGGTAACCGCTTCATAGGTGCTTCCGTCGCAGGAAGTGGAGTGGCTGCTAccagttctttcagtgattccttcgggGCTTCTTCGAACATTGGCTCGAGCAACGCCTTCTCCGTTGGTGGATCGTTTTCTAGTGCCAAGAAAACCAAAACTGGATTCAGTGATTCCTCGGATGCCGGAAAAATTGGTATCAAAGAGGATACCCGCCAGCTGAACGATGATGGTTCCTATTACTACAAGGTGGTGAACGAGAATAATATTGAAGTTTCGGAATCGGGACGGGTGGATAATGTCGGAACTGACGATGAGGTTATGCGTGTGAAGGGATACTACGAGTACATTGGCGACGATGGTGTGCTGTATCGTGTGGACTACATTGCCGATGAAAATGGATTCCAACCAACTGCTGCCCATTTGCCGACCCCACCgccaattccggaagaaattttgagatCAATTCGGGAGCGAGGACTGGCACGAAAATAG